A part of Oreochromis niloticus isolate F11D_XX unplaced genomic scaffold, O_niloticus_UMD_NMBU tig00000235_pilon, whole genome shotgun sequence genomic DNA contains:
- the LOC109195589 gene encoding uncharacterized protein LOC109195589 codes for MKRNLLEPADFSLTLKHPTERDTNTYTCTISREGKILMKKRVELKVRVPRVEVDSGVESVQLPLKTTLHLPEKAKVEWKNSSGRIVHVYESDSDQPEEQNHCYKDRTEINVDPLKPEDLSLTLKYPTDRDNSTYICTIYSRDKNKILVKKQVELKVRVPLVEVEDSGVESVKLPIKATLNLPKDAKVEWMDSSYRMLHVYPSSSDQPEEQDRRYRGRTEMNDENGDLTLTLKHPTDWDRGPYTCTVYSREGNILMRKQVDLKVMVCQVEVEEGAESVQLPFKTTENLPE; via the exons atgaagagaaaCCTCCTGGAACCTGCAGACTTCAGTCTCACCCTGAAACATCCCACAGAGAGAGATACaaacacctacacctgcaccatcagcagggagggaaaaatTCTGATGAAGAAACGAGTGGAGCtaaaagtcagag TCCCCcgggtggaggtggattcaggtgtggagtctgtccagctgcctcTCAAAACCACACTTCACTTGCCTGAAAaagctaaagtggagtggaagaACAGCTCAGGCAGGATAGTCCACGTGTATGAGAGCgactctgaccagcctgaagaacagaaCCACTGTTACAAAGACCGAACAGAAATTAATGTGGACCCACTGAAACCTGAAGACCTCAGTCtcaccctgaaataccccacagacaGAGATAACTCCACCTACATCTGCACCATCTACAGCAGGGATAAAAACAAAATCCTGgtgaagaaacaagtggagctgaaagtcagag TCCCCCTTGTTGAGGTGGaggattcaggggtggagtctgtcaaGCTGCCAATTAAAGCTACACTTAACCTGCCTAAAGATGCTAAAGTTGAGTGGATGGACAGTTCATACAGGATGCTTCACGTGTATCCAAGCAGCTCTGACCAACCTGAAGAACAGGACCGCCGTTACAGAGGACGAACAGAGATGAATGATGAAAATGGAGATCTCactctgaccctgaaacaccccacagacTGGGACAGAGGcccctacacctgcaccgtctacagcagggagggaaataTCCTGATGAGGAAACAAGTGGATCTAAAAGTCATGG tctgtcaggtggaggtggaggagggggcggagtctgtccagctgcccttcaaaacCACAGAAAACCTGCCTGAATGA